The following are from one region of the Nitrospiria bacterium genome:
- the rimO gene encoding 30S ribosomal protein S12 methylthiotransferase RimO produces the protein MNAFHKVKVGLVNLGCPKNQVDSEVMLGTLSQDGFELTPETEQAEVIVINTCGFIDAAKQESIDAIIEFGRYKKSGACRVLIAAGCLAHRYPKELMAELPELDAVVGTGDFPKIAGICRTLLARGRRGRKEHIWTASPTALYDAATPRLTLSPRHWAYLKVSEGCNYRCSFCAIPNFRGDLVSRAVEDILIEARSLAERGVVELNLIAQSLTSFGWDRREKRGLMGLLRPLAGVDGIRRIRLFYTYPTDLTDELLDFMAEEPKICNYVDLPLQHINDAILRKMNRKGSSRMIRSLLTRIREKVPGVTLRSTFIVGFPGETEAQFEEITDLIREVRFDRLGVFTYSQEDGTSAHPLGDSVPAGVKAERQEKLLALQSGIVREKHATMIGTVQEVLVDGPSRETDLLLEGRTEGQAPEIDGVVYINDGAASAGDMVKVEITQAGEHDLVGHIVGPAAEKIKAASRHPSGLTVL, from the coding sequence ATGAACGCGTTTCATAAAGTGAAAGTCGGCCTGGTCAATCTGGGCTGTCCGAAGAACCAGGTGGACTCCGAGGTGATGCTCGGAACGCTATCTCAAGACGGCTTCGAGCTGACCCCGGAAACGGAGCAGGCCGAGGTGATCGTCATCAACACCTGCGGCTTCATCGACGCCGCCAAACAGGAGTCGATCGACGCGATCATCGAGTTCGGCCGCTATAAAAAATCCGGCGCCTGCCGTGTTCTCATCGCGGCCGGCTGTCTGGCCCACCGCTATCCCAAAGAATTGATGGCCGAGCTGCCCGAATTGGACGCGGTGGTCGGCACGGGCGATTTCCCGAAGATCGCCGGCATCTGCCGGACGCTCCTGGCCCGGGGCCGACGCGGGCGCAAGGAACATATTTGGACCGCCTCGCCCACGGCGCTTTACGACGCCGCGACGCCCAGGCTCACGTTGAGCCCGCGCCACTGGGCCTACCTGAAAGTCTCGGAGGGCTGCAACTACCGCTGCTCGTTCTGCGCCATCCCGAATTTCCGCGGCGACCTGGTGAGCCGCGCGGTCGAAGACATTCTCATCGAAGCCCGTTCGCTGGCCGAGCGCGGCGTCGTGGAGCTCAACCTGATCGCTCAATCGCTCACCAGCTTCGGCTGGGACCGTCGCGAGAAGAGGGGGCTGATGGGGCTGCTGCGGCCCTTGGCCGGCGTGGACGGTATCCGCCGGATCCGGCTGTTCTACACCTATCCGACCGATCTCACGGATGAGCTTTTGGATTTCATGGCGGAGGAACCCAAGATCTGCAACTACGTCGATCTGCCGCTGCAGCACATCAACGACGCCATCCTCCGCAAGATGAACCGAAAGGGATCAAGCCGGATGATCCGCAGCCTCCTGACGCGCATCCGGGAGAAGGTTCCGGGCGTGACGCTGCGCTCGACCTTCATCGTCGGTTTTCCGGGAGAGACCGAAGCGCAATTCGAGGAGATCACCGATCTCATACGGGAGGTCCGCTTCGACCGGCTGGGCGTCTTCACGTATTCTCAAGAAGACGGCACGTCGGCCCATCCCTTGGGCGATTCCGTTCCGGCCGGGGTGAAGGCCGAGCGGCAGGAAAAGCTACTGGCCCTCCAGTCCGGGATCGTCCGTGAAAAACATGCGACGATGATCGGAACCGTTCAGGAAGTGTTGGTGGACGGCCCGTCCCGCGAGACGGATTTGCTGCTCGAAGGCCGCACCGAAGGCCAGGCGCCCGAGATCGACGGCGTGGTTTATATCAACGACGGCGCCGCCTCCGCCGGGGACATGGTGAAGGTCGAGATTACCCAGGCCGGCGAGCATGATCTGGTCGGGCATATCGTTGGGCCGGCTGCTGAAAAGATAAAAGCTGCTTCTCGACACCCCTCCGGGTTGACGGTTTTATAA
- a CDS encoding two-component regulator propeller domain-containing protein, with product MKSTRRKTNAPLRFFVAVVLAGSALVFSSCALRRPPPEPDIVAETPPYGPISWAAFNTHDDPVRTMAMDGDDLWLGTMKGIIRFNPRKKEYEIFTPANTEGGFIARAVYILSVDPKGNKWVGTYGGGLSRYDGHAWKRFSTDDGLGDNWVYDIKYDRDGKMWVATWNGVSVLEGERFRTYRVADGLPDKWVYSIAYDRDGVFWFGTEAGISRFDGKSWKTYSHKDGVGGEIGESPAGARPASPFPDPEATEEGAGGGYGSSILEHHLKMGKQNAGPNPDFIISSLVDDRNRRWFGTWGGGVARFDGAAWTNYTAKDGLGGDFVFTMASDREGHVWAGTNGGASWFDGTRWRTINRSKGLMDDYVFSILFDPKGRRWFGTTKGLSVFKGSLPAE from the coding sequence ATGAAATCAACACGACGGAAAACAAACGCGCCCCTTCGGTTCTTTGTGGCGGTGGTCCTGGCCGGATCGGCCCTAGTCTTCTCGTCCTGCGCGCTGAGACGCCCGCCTCCCGAGCCCGACATCGTGGCCGAAACGCCCCCCTACGGTCCGATTTCCTGGGCGGCCTTCAACACCCACGACGATCCCGTCCGCACCATGGCCATGGACGGCGACGATCTCTGGCTGGGCACGATGAAGGGGATCATCCGCTTCAACCCGCGGAAGAAGGAGTACGAGATCTTCACGCCGGCCAACACGGAAGGCGGCTTCATCGCCCGCGCGGTCTACATCCTTTCCGTGGATCCCAAGGGGAATAAATGGGTGGGAACCTACGGCGGAGGGCTTTCGCGCTACGACGGACACGCCTGGAAGCGTTTTTCAACGGACGACGGCCTGGGGGACAACTGGGTCTACGACATCAAGTACGACCGCGACGGGAAAATGTGGGTGGCCACCTGGAACGGGGTGAGCGTGTTGGAGGGGGAGCGCTTCCGGACCTATCGCGTGGCCGACGGGCTGCCCGACAAGTGGGTCTACTCGATCGCGTATGACCGCGACGGCGTCTTCTGGTTCGGCACCGAGGCCGGAATCAGCCGCTTCGACGGGAAATCCTGGAAGACCTATTCGCATAAGGACGGCGTCGGCGGAGAAATCGGGGAGAGTCCCGCGGGCGCCCGGCCGGCCTCTCCGTTCCCGGACCCGGAGGCGACGGAGGAAGGGGCCGGAGGCGGCTACGGGTCCTCGATTCTGGAACACCACTTGAAGATGGGAAAGCAGAATGCCGGCCCCAATCCCGATTTTATCATTTCCTCCCTGGTCGACGATCGGAATCGAAGATGGTTCGGGACCTGGGGCGGCGGTGTGGCGCGCTTCGACGGCGCCGCATGGACGAATTACACCGCGAAAGACGGACTGGGAGGCGACTTCGTCTTCACGATGGCTTCGGACCGGGAGGGACACGTCTGGGCCGGGACGAACGGCGGCGCCAGCTGGTTCGACGGGACGCGCTGGAGGACGATCAACCGCTCCAAGGGACTGATGGACGACTATGTTTTCTCCATCCTGTTCGACCCAAAGGGTCGTCGATGGTTCGGGACCACAAAGGGCCTGAGTGTGTTTAAAGGGAGCCTTCCGGCGGAGTAA
- the trxB gene encoding thioredoxin-disulfide reductase, which translates to MTNSSDPKNVRDVVIIGSGPAGLTAALYAARADLKPLLIEGTQAGGQLMITTDVENYPGFPEGILGPELMKQMRTQAERFGTELIRGDITAVDLKKTPFHLTAEEGTYSTRSLIIASGASAKLLGLPSERRLMGRGVSACATCDGFFFRGKEVIVIGGGDTAMEEATFLTKFASKVTIVHRRDRFRCSKIMEGRARTHRQIGIIWDTVVEEILGDPVVTGARLKNVKTGNVTEMKIDGVFVAIGHEPNTKLFAGQLNMDERGYIVTKKETTETSLPGVFAAGDVQDPRYRQAVTAAGTGCMAAMDAEKYLESLP; encoded by the coding sequence ATGACGAATTCATCCGATCCCAAAAACGTCCGCGACGTCGTCATCATCGGCTCCGGCCCGGCCGGCCTGACGGCCGCGCTCTATGCCGCGCGGGCCGACTTAAAACCGCTCCTGATCGAGGGAACCCAGGCGGGCGGCCAGCTCATGATCACGACGGACGTCGAGAACTATCCCGGATTCCCGGAAGGGATCCTGGGGCCGGAGCTCATGAAGCAGATGCGGACCCAGGCCGAGCGCTTCGGGACGGAATTGATCCGGGGGGACATCACGGCGGTCGATCTCAAAAAGACCCCGTTTCACCTGACGGCCGAGGAGGGGACCTATTCGACCCGCTCGCTGATCATCGCCTCCGGCGCCTCCGCCAAGCTGCTGGGCCTTCCCTCCGAGCGGCGGCTGATGGGCCGCGGGGTGTCGGCCTGCGCCACCTGCGACGGATTTTTCTTCCGGGGCAAGGAGGTGATCGTCATCGGCGGCGGAGACACCGCGATGGAAGAGGCCACCTTCCTCACCAAGTTTGCATCCAAGGTCACGATCGTCCATCGCCGGGACAGATTCCGCTGCTCCAAAATCATGGAGGGCCGCGCCAGGACCCATCGGCAAATCGGGATCATCTGGGACACCGTGGTCGAGGAAATTTTGGGCGATCCGGTCGTCACCGGCGCGCGTCTTAAGAACGTGAAGACCGGAAACGTGACCGAGATGAAAATCGACGGCGTGTTCGTGGCGATCGGGCATGAGCCCAATACAAAGCTTTTCGCCGGTCAACTAAACATGGACGAGCGGGGCTACATCGTCACGAAGAAAGAGACGACCGAGACCTCGCTGCCGGGCGTGTTCGCGGCGGGGGACGTTCAAGACCCCCGCTACCGCCAGGCCGTCACGGCGGCCGGAACCGGCTGCATGGCCGCCATGGACGCCGAAAAATATCTTGAGAGCCTTCCTTAA